From a single Vanacampus margaritifer isolate UIUO_Vmar chromosome 15, RoL_Vmar_1.0, whole genome shotgun sequence genomic region:
- the LOC144034925 gene encoding membrane-spanning 4-domains subfamily A member 4A-like encodes MADEAVASDSSTQNPLVTVTFQRDANRKQKYLEAEPKALGITQITLTVHQILCLNIFPNYQRHPFNKIPFIISSLLVLIAGSVAIAARNLHLPTLRGNLGMQIVSSAAAFFNAIWLLVDIETYYSECWHYSHDYNSTTAQVCHAIERTKHHLFAQNMIIQLALFAISVTLAVYTCKVVNCCGPAPKMPVIMLQTPPADP; translated from the exons ATGGCAG ATGAAGCGGTTGCATCGGACTCTTCGACCCAAAACCCGCTGGTGACCGTCACATTCCAGCGAGATGCCAACAGGAAGCAGAAGTACCTGGAGGCTGAGCCAAAAGCTCTAGGG ATAACCCAGATTACCCTGACCGTGCATCAGATATTGTGTTTGAATATATTTCCAAACTACCAGCGTCACCCTTTCAATAAAATCCCTTTCATCATCTCATCGCTCCTG GTGCTTATAGCTGGGAGCGTCGCAATAGCAGCAAGGAACCTCCACCTGCCCACG ttaaGGGGCAATTTGGGGATGCAAATCGTGTCGAGTGCTGCCGCCTTCTTCAACGCGATCTGGCTCCTGGTGGACATTGAGACCTATTATTCAGAATGTTGGCACTATAGCCATGATTACAATAGCACCACAGCTCAGGTCTGCCACGCCATCGAA CGCACGAAGCATCACCTCTTCGCACAGAACATGATCATCCAGCTCGCTTTGTTCGCCATCTCCGTCACTCTGGCCGTTTACACCTGTAAGGTGGTCAACTGCTGCGGGCCAGCCCCAAAAATG CCAGTCATCATGTTGCAGACACCACCTGCCGACCCGTGA